The following are from one region of the Nitrospira sp. genome:
- a CDS encoding TIR domain-containing protein, whose product MSESPRVFVSYARKDGEEFATRLRKRLESEHPEISLWQDRARMEGGVGWWKQITEALEKVQFLVLVMTPGAMQSTTSRKEWRYARQLGLCVYPVKGVSDAELDWTSVPHWMSKAHFFDLDREWETFINHLKSPCQAARVPFMAPDPPEGFVERPLLFEQLMNQLLDTSRENPVTITTTLHGAGGLGKTTLAAALCHHDDVITAFDDGILWVTLGQKPQIQAGLTKLYAALTGEHPGFVDEEDAAFHLAQKLEDKSCLIVIDDVWDSAHLQPFMRGATHCTRLITTRNFDIAAESKRVNVDAMTPSEAVQMLTMRLPMPAGDLTPFRELAQRLGEWPLLLELTNGTLRQLIERGDTQEGAIVYLREKLDDQGVVAFDQRNPLQRNQAITKTIEVSLDLLTPGERERYSELAIFPEDKDIPLRVVGDLWGFKSLATKELALRLDNLSLLKFNLQTGAIRLHDVMRAYLSSKLANPGNLHGKLVDVWGEPSRLTEPYAWRWLPYHLLGAGRKKDLRELLLNFDWLIAKLNNTEVSAVIADYAFDSDTDVRLVREALQLSAHVLVDDTTQLPGQLLGRLSADISEDIRSLRQKAERWRTRQWLRPLLPILIAPGGALCFTLAGHSARVRAVAVTSDGRHAVSASDDCSLRIWNLQRNDEERTLVGHRDWIRAVVITSDGQRAVSVSDDHTLRIWDITTGAELRQMHIYFDALTALAVTPDAKFVISASHDRTLKVWDLDRGLEKCTLRGHLGKVNSVAVSPTGRYAISASDDRTLKVWNIETWREEWTLTGHTSKVNVVAISPNGQLAISASNDNTLRLWDLDHGVEKRAIGIMSQASLVRGMAITPDTNRIICSEMHWLRVWDIEGKGQGSLLRGHADWVNAVALTRDGEYCVSASDDRTLKVWNLRRGLDRESFTGHATQVRALAVTHDGRRAISSSSDGTMVVWDVERLEKLRVFKGQGLWHLVHIPKSRRALYAAGERYIRVMSLETGTEQRAFSVHADRITAIAVTPTGDLAISASDDRTMQVWDIATGRKRMTIELFQHWVRALAVTPNGRFLVSGSEDFTIKVWDLNDGKEIENLQEQQEARYRSRHAARVNAVAVTPDSRFVISGSDDHTVKMWNIDDGTEARTFLGHTAEVSDVAVSDDGRYVISASHDYTIKVWDARNGEMVATFTGDSPMLACAVGELGTIVAGDQSGRIHFLRLETTG is encoded by the coding sequence ATGTCTGAATCGCCACGAGTCTTTGTCTCTTACGCCCGCAAGGACGGCGAAGAATTTGCCACCAGGCTGCGCAAGCGTTTGGAAAGCGAGCACCCGGAAATCAGCCTCTGGCAGGACCGGGCAAGGATGGAAGGCGGGGTCGGCTGGTGGAAGCAAATCACGGAGGCGTTAGAGAAGGTCCAATTTCTAGTCCTCGTCATGACACCTGGGGCCATGCAATCGACGACCTCCCGCAAGGAATGGCGCTACGCGCGCCAACTAGGACTCTGCGTGTATCCCGTGAAGGGCGTGTCGGATGCAGAGCTTGACTGGACGAGTGTGCCTCATTGGATGAGCAAAGCCCATTTCTTTGACTTGGACCGCGAATGGGAAACCTTCATCAACCATTTGAAGAGTCCCTGCCAAGCGGCGCGGGTCCCTTTCATGGCGCCTGATCCACCGGAAGGGTTTGTCGAACGTCCGCTGTTGTTCGAACAGTTGATGAACCAGCTGTTGGACACGAGCCGCGAGAACCCCGTGACGATCACGACCACACTGCATGGAGCAGGCGGATTAGGGAAGACGACGCTCGCCGCGGCCTTGTGCCATCATGATGACGTGATCACCGCCTTTGACGATGGCATTTTGTGGGTCACCCTTGGTCAAAAGCCTCAGATTCAGGCGGGGCTCACCAAACTGTATGCCGCGCTGACGGGTGAACATCCGGGGTTTGTCGATGAGGAGGATGCGGCCTTCCACCTCGCCCAGAAACTCGAAGACAAGAGTTGCCTGATCGTGATCGACGATGTTTGGGACTCTGCGCATTTACAGCCGTTCATGCGTGGTGCGACCCATTGCACGAGACTGATCACGACCAGGAACTTTGACATTGCCGCCGAAAGCAAACGGGTGAACGTCGACGCAATGACGCCATCCGAGGCGGTCCAGATGCTGACAATGCGCCTCCCCATGCCAGCAGGGGATCTCACGCCGTTTCGTGAGTTGGCCCAGCGCCTCGGCGAATGGCCCTTGTTGCTCGAATTGACGAACGGCACCCTGCGACAACTTATCGAGCGCGGGGATACTCAAGAAGGCGCCATAGTTTATCTTCGTGAAAAGCTCGATGACCAAGGCGTCGTGGCCTTCGACCAGCGTAATCCCCTGCAGCGCAACCAGGCCATCACCAAGACCATCGAGGTAAGCCTCGACCTGTTAACTCCGGGCGAGCGTGAACGGTACTCGGAACTGGCCATCTTCCCCGAAGACAAGGACATCCCGCTTCGTGTGGTCGGTGACCTATGGGGGTTCAAAAGTCTGGCGACGAAAGAGCTGGCGCTCCGCCTTGATAATCTGTCACTGCTGAAATTCAACCTCCAAACTGGCGCCATTCGCCTACATGATGTGATGCGGGCCTACCTTTCGAGCAAACTGGCCAATCCTGGAAATTTGCATGGCAAGCTTGTTGATGTGTGGGGAGAACCGTCCCGTTTAACCGAGCCCTACGCCTGGCGCTGGCTGCCTTATCACCTTCTCGGTGCGGGACGGAAAAAAGATCTGCGGGAGCTGCTTCTAAATTTTGACTGGCTAATAGCGAAACTGAACAATACCGAGGTCAGCGCTGTGATCGCAGATTATGCTTTCGATAGCGATACAGATGTCAGACTGGTTCGAGAGGCGCTTCAACTGTCCGCACATGTTTTGGTAGATGACACAACGCAACTTCCAGGCCAGTTATTGGGCCGATTGTCAGCTGACATTTCAGAGGATATCCGGTCATTGCGGCAAAAGGCTGAGAGGTGGAGGACCCGGCAATGGCTCCGACCTCTACTTCCCATCTTGATAGCGCCGGGGGGAGCCCTGTGTTTCACTCTTGCGGGGCATTCTGCAAGGGTGCGGGCGGTGGCGGTCACTTCCGACGGACGTCATGCAGTTTCCGCTTCCGATGACTGTTCTCTGAGGATTTGGAACCTACAGCGAAACGACGAAGAACGGACTCTGGTCGGCCATAGGGATTGGATTAGAGCGGTTGTTATCACTTCGGATGGACAACGTGCAGTTTCAGTGTCAGATGACCACACGCTGAGGATTTGGGACATCACGACTGGAGCAGAACTGCGGCAGATGCATATATATTTCGATGCGCTGACAGCCCTAGCGGTGACTCCAGATGCGAAATTCGTTATCTCCGCCTCTCATGATCGGACACTTAAGGTATGGGACCTAGACCGTGGTCTTGAGAAATGTACTCTCCGTGGTCATCTTGGAAAGGTCAATTCGGTAGCTGTGAGTCCGACTGGCCGATATGCCATTTCAGCTTCTGATGACCGAACACTAAAAGTCTGGAACATCGAAACATGGCGAGAAGAATGGACACTCACAGGACATACCTCAAAGGTGAATGTCGTAGCCATAAGTCCGAACGGACAGCTCGCAATCTCAGCGTCCAACGACAATACCCTTAGACTGTGGGACCTCGACCACGGTGTAGAGAAGCGCGCCATCGGGATCATGAGTCAAGCCTCTTTAGTCAGAGGAATGGCAATCACACCGGATACCAATCGCATCATTTGCTCAGAGATGCACTGGCTCCGAGTCTGGGACATAGAAGGCAAGGGACAGGGAAGCCTTCTCAGGGGACATGCCGACTGGGTCAATGCCGTGGCATTGACCAGAGATGGAGAGTACTGCGTGTCAGCATCAGACGACCGTACGCTCAAGGTTTGGAACCTACGACGCGGCTTGGACCGCGAGAGCTTCACTGGGCATGCGACTCAGGTGAGGGCGCTCGCGGTTACCCATGATGGACGTCGTGCAATTTCCTCTTCCTCGGACGGCACAATGGTCGTCTGGGATGTCGAGCGCCTAGAAAAGCTGCGCGTGTTCAAGGGACAAGGCCTCTGGCATTTAGTGCACATACCCAAGAGCCGGCGGGCTCTCTATGCGGCCGGCGAACGATACATTCGCGTCATGAGTCTGGAGACTGGAACCGAACAGCGCGCGTTTAGCGTCCATGCAGATAGGATTACGGCAATTGCCGTCACGCCAACCGGAGATCTTGCAATTTCAGCCTCGGACGACCGGACAATGCAGGTTTGGGATATCGCTACTGGCCGGAAGCGCATGACGATTGAACTCTTTCAGCATTGGGTGCGGGCGCTGGCGGTCACGCCGAACGGGCGTTTTCTTGTCTCTGGTTCCGAAGATTTCACCATCAAGGTGTGGGACCTGAACGATGGAAAGGAAATTGAAAACCTCCAAGAGCAACAAGAAGCGCGCTACCGTTCGAGACATGCTGCCCGCGTGAATGCTGTGGCAGTTACCCCTGACAGTCGGTTCGTCATATCGGGATCAGATGATCATACCGTGAAAATGTGGAATATCGATGATGGCACAGAAGCACGGACATTCTTGGGACACACGGCCGAGGTAAGCGATGTCGCGGTATCCGATGATGGCCGATATGTAATCTCTGCTTCACACGACTATACAATCAAAGTTTGGGATGCGAGGAATGGAGAAATGGTGGCTACCTTTACCGGAGACAGCCCGATGCTCGCTTGCGCAGTTGGAGAGCTGGGCACCATCGTGGCTGGCGATCAATCAGGGCGCATCCATTTCTTACGGCTCGAAACAACGGGGTGA
- a CDS encoding Stp1/IreP family PP2C-type Ser/Thr phosphatase, whose translation MPIVVDAAPVPHLIAKKMLGSETLPSSPWVNAMLPGLESSIPHWHGAGLSDVGLLRSSNQDAFLVDNDLGLWVVADGMGGRAGGNIASSLTVKALLDHFHHSQENGEPFLFEQSNGEASFELRQAIQEADAAIRQRALEDPALSGMGTTIVAMLVSSLAPLQVVIGHVGDSRAYLCRGQELRLLTRDHSLVADLLARGHIAPAEAASHPQRHILVRALGIEGQTDPDISNQAVQSEDILLLCTDGITNMLSDREIIAHLTLAAESPDEACKGLVVEANSQGGKDNSTAVVIRFS comes from the coding sequence ATGCCCATTGTTGTTGATGCTGCTCCCGTTCCCCATTTGATCGCTAAGAAGATGCTGGGCTCTGAAACGTTGCCCTCTTCACCTTGGGTGAACGCCATGCTCCCTGGTCTTGAGAGTTCAATCCCTCACTGGCACGGTGCAGGGCTAAGCGATGTCGGCTTACTCCGCTCGTCCAACCAGGACGCATTTCTCGTGGACAATGACCTAGGGCTGTGGGTCGTTGCCGACGGCATGGGAGGGCGAGCAGGCGGCAATATTGCCAGCAGCCTGACCGTCAAGGCTCTCCTTGACCACTTCCACCATTCCCAGGAAAACGGTGAGCCCTTTCTTTTCGAACAGAGCAATGGTGAAGCATCATTTGAATTGCGCCAGGCCATTCAAGAGGCCGACGCGGCCATTCGCCAAAGGGCCCTTGAAGACCCTGCATTATCCGGCATGGGGACCACCATCGTTGCCATGCTGGTGTCCTCCTTAGCTCCATTACAAGTCGTGATCGGCCATGTCGGGGACAGTCGAGCATATTTGTGCCGCGGCCAGGAACTTCGACTCTTGACCCGTGATCACTCGCTTGTCGCGGATCTTCTCGCACGAGGGCACATCGCGCCGGCGGAAGCCGCCTCGCATCCTCAGCGTCACATTCTTGTCCGAGCGTTAGGCATCGAGGGACAAACAGATCCTGATATTTCCAATCAGGCGGTTCAATCAGAGGATATCCTCTTGTTGTGCACCGACGGAATTACCAACATGCTGAGCGATCGGGAAATCATAGCCCACTTAACCCTTGCTGCTGAGTCGCCTGATGAGGCCTGCAAGGGGCTTGTTGTTGAAGCGAACTCGCAAGGTGGGAAGGATAATTCGACAGCCGTAGTCATACGCTTCTCCTGA
- a CDS encoding CHAT domain-containing protein: MATVLEPPTSYDTLLPPSFHTSASYVIPDIKTMTLLAVFFVCIVAAGQAWATDALAQATVSPEKLMEQGQSAYQQGAFTQAMQYWTEAGRRYERDGKTREQIKAQVNLTQALYQTGHYKEAGSLLVDSGKQADRIGDPLFKAIVQGRLGSVLFALGENKEALRAIEEGLASARALDNSALAATMLNDQGNILTADERYSSAVAAYTESSILAKASHQPSLTTIALINAGRATIQEGALDTAKARLDIAAQEIASMPDSFDKANAWLSLGDAYEEIVRPRIGDVSSRNVVQRTLLAAKSSRGVELQPGTPPTQGPAATTPPLDTQPSQKKPSPLPAPLEKKGDIGEPVLRQAADAYWNAIQIATKIGDSRNESYGWGYLGHLYEMQHRTDEALDLTRRAILAAQQVTSPESLYRWHWQTARLLRSKGQINEAMAAYQRAIETLQPIRSEFMVGGQNRRFSFRETTGNLFFELSDLLLQRASSTPDLAARQHLLGQAQDTVERYKAAELQDYFRDECVATARSTSTAVAQESKSTAIVYPIILADRMELLVSMPDGLKQFIVPVTGEQLTEEIRAFRLGLEDRSNNAYRSHAQTLYQWLIRPMEADLTNAHITTLVFVPDGPLRTIPMGPLHDGSKFLIERYAVATTPGLTLTDPRPLNRKQIRFFSMGLTEAVQGFPALPYVGNELKAVQAIYGGKQVLNEEFRAGKVEHDLNEQPYNMIHIASHGKVESDVTKSFVLTFDDRITMDRLSHLVGLFEMRTVPLELLTLSACETAAGDDRAALGLAGMAIKAGAKSALATLWFIDDEATAELITEFYKNLQDPVISKAMALQQAQLTLLKNPERAHPGLWAPFLLINNWL; encoded by the coding sequence ATGGCCACGGTGCTTGAGCCTCCCACCAGTTACGACACACTTCTACCGCCGTCCTTCCACACCTCGGCATCTTACGTGATACCCGACATAAAAACGATGACGCTTCTTGCGGTCTTCTTTGTCTGCATCGTCGCTGCCGGTCAGGCTTGGGCAACAGACGCGCTCGCACAAGCGACAGTCTCTCCTGAGAAATTGATGGAACAAGGGCAATCCGCCTATCAGCAAGGGGCCTTCACCCAAGCGATGCAATATTGGACCGAGGCCGGCCGACGTTATGAACGGGATGGCAAAACGCGGGAGCAAATCAAGGCGCAAGTGAACCTCACGCAGGCGCTCTATCAAACCGGACACTATAAGGAAGCGGGATCGCTCTTGGTTGATTCGGGGAAACAAGCGGATCGAATTGGAGACCCCCTCTTTAAAGCCATTGTGCAGGGGCGGCTGGGCTCTGTCCTCTTTGCTCTAGGTGAGAATAAAGAAGCGTTGCGTGCAATCGAAGAGGGGCTCGCTTCGGCCAGAGCACTCGACAATTCGGCCCTTGCCGCGACCATGCTGAACGATCAGGGCAACATTCTCACGGCCGACGAACGATACTCCTCTGCCGTGGCTGCCTATACCGAATCGTCCATCCTGGCAAAAGCCTCCCATCAACCATCGTTGACGACCATCGCCCTGATCAATGCCGGCCGGGCCACGATTCAAGAAGGGGCGCTCGACACAGCCAAGGCGCGCTTGGATATCGCCGCGCAGGAAATCGCCTCCATGCCGGATTCGTTCGACAAGGCCAATGCCTGGCTCAGCCTTGGAGACGCCTATGAAGAAATTGTCCGACCTCGCATCGGCGACGTCTCTTCGAGAAATGTCGTGCAACGGACGCTACTTGCGGCCAAGAGTTCACGGGGTGTTGAACTACAGCCGGGGACACCTCCGACGCAGGGGCCGGCTGCGACTACACCTCCACTTGATACACAACCCTCTCAAAAAAAGCCTAGCCCTCTGCCCGCCCCTCTCGAAAAGAAAGGTGACATCGGTGAACCCGTTCTTCGCCAGGCAGCTGATGCTTACTGGAATGCGATCCAGATCGCGACCAAGATCGGGGATTCACGGAACGAATCCTACGGATGGGGCTACTTGGGTCACCTGTATGAGATGCAGCATCGCACGGATGAAGCGCTGGACCTGACCAGACGGGCCATCCTCGCCGCTCAACAAGTCACCTCCCCGGAGTCCCTGTACCGATGGCACTGGCAAACCGCTCGTCTGCTGCGGAGTAAAGGCCAGATCAACGAGGCGATGGCTGCCTATCAGCGGGCGATTGAAACGTTGCAACCCATTCGTTCGGAGTTCATGGTGGGCGGCCAAAACCGCCGGTTTTCCTTTCGCGAGACGACAGGCAATTTGTTCTTTGAGCTGTCGGATCTGTTACTGCAACGCGCATCCTCAACACCGGACCTAGCGGCCCGCCAGCATCTCCTCGGACAGGCGCAGGACACGGTTGAACGCTACAAGGCGGCGGAGCTGCAAGACTATTTCAGAGATGAGTGTGTCGCGACGGCCCGATCGACAAGTACGGCGGTCGCCCAGGAATCCAAGTCCACGGCTATCGTCTATCCCATTATCCTGGCAGACCGCATGGAGCTGCTCGTGAGCATGCCGGACGGATTGAAACAATTCATCGTGCCGGTGACCGGAGAGCAGCTGACGGAAGAAATACGCGCCTTCAGGCTCGGCCTCGAGGACCGTTCAAATAACGCCTATCGTTCCCATGCCCAGACGCTCTATCAGTGGTTGATTCGCCCCATGGAAGCAGACCTGACCAATGCGCACATCACCACGCTGGTCTTCGTACCGGACGGACCACTACGGACAATTCCCATGGGGCCCTTGCATGACGGCTCGAAGTTCTTGATTGAACGCTATGCGGTGGCGACCACGCCGGGATTGACACTCACGGATCCGCGACCGCTCAACCGGAAGCAGATCCGCTTCTTTTCCATGGGGCTGACCGAGGCGGTGCAGGGCTTTCCGGCGTTGCCCTATGTCGGCAATGAATTAAAGGCGGTTCAGGCTATTTACGGTGGGAAACAGGTGCTGAATGAAGAGTTTCGCGCCGGGAAGGTCGAACATGACCTCAATGAACAGCCATACAACATGATCCACATCGCCTCCCACGGCAAGGTCGAAAGCGACGTCACGAAGAGTTTTGTGCTCACGTTCGACGACCGCATCACGATGGATCGCTTGAGCCATCTCGTGGGATTGTTCGAGATGCGCACGGTTCCGCTCGAATTGTTGACGCTGAGCGCCTGCGAGACCGCGGCAGGCGACGACCGGGCGGCCTTAGGATTGGCAGGAATGGCGATCAAGGCCGGCGCGAAAAGCGCCCTCGCAACCCTCTGGTTTATCGATGACGAAGCCACGGCCGAACTCATCACCGAGTTCTACAAGAATCTCCAGGATCCAGTCATATCCAAGGCGATGGCATTGCAACAGGCGCAGCTCACGCTGCTGAAAAACCCCGAGCGAGCCCATCCGGGCTTGTGGGCACCTTTCTTATTGATTAACAATTGGTTGTAA
- a CDS encoding DUF4384 domain-containing protein: MNKLRPWSYAPLTLCMVLSLLDSPNALADANAASHELETVRGAGCYSYGDNETPAQAKRAAMTIAQEQAVRSHRVFVESTSTVRKFQLEDDLIQTVSAGMLEQIRVEKEEKKGQEICISVSAKLSPVSLEDLIKQRANAKQVAQEAETPLMPQSQGFGLRVWVDKADGHYIEGDRLVVYVQSERDAYLKLDYFMADGCVVHLVPNVYRGQALIHGGQTYSFGGDADPEHILITHPFGAETIKAMLSAVPIEDSGDNAGRGCDESRDYLQRLESDIRKGSRGAKLTGVDRSVSLLTTSKAVDTYTKEKPGPPRRK; this comes from the coding sequence ATGAATAAGCTGCGTCCATGGTCCTATGCACCGCTTACGCTCTGCATGGTCTTGTCGCTCCTCGACTCCCCAAACGCCCTTGCTGACGCAAACGCAGCGAGCCACGAGCTGGAGACTGTTCGTGGTGCGGGCTGTTATTCCTATGGCGACAACGAGACGCCGGCTCAAGCCAAAAGAGCCGCAATGACCATTGCGCAGGAGCAAGCCGTTCGAAGTCATCGCGTGTTCGTGGAATCCACCTCCACCGTGAGGAAGTTCCAGCTTGAAGACGACCTGATTCAAACGGTGAGCGCCGGGATGTTGGAACAGATCAGGGTGGAAAAAGAGGAAAAGAAGGGGCAGGAAATTTGTATTTCGGTGAGCGCCAAACTGAGCCCGGTTTCATTGGAAGACTTGATCAAGCAACGAGCGAACGCTAAACAGGTTGCGCAAGAGGCGGAAACTCCGTTGATGCCGCAATCGCAAGGGTTCGGGTTGAGGGTGTGGGTCGATAAGGCCGATGGCCATTACATCGAGGGGGATCGTCTGGTCGTGTATGTGCAGTCTGAGCGCGATGCCTATCTGAAGCTTGACTATTTCATGGCTGATGGTTGTGTGGTGCATTTGGTGCCGAATGTGTATCGCGGCCAGGCGCTGATTCATGGTGGGCAGACCTATTCGTTCGGGGGCGATGCCGATCCAGAACATATCCTCATCACGCACCCGTTTGGCGCTGAAACCATCAAGGCGATGTTGAGCGCTGTGCCGATTGAGGACAGCGGTGATAACGCCGGACGTGGGTGCGACGAAAGCCGAGACTACCTCCAACGCCTGGAGTCTGACATCAGGAAGGGAAGTCGAGGGGCGAAGTTAACCGGCGTGGATCGGTCCGTGTCCTTGCTCACAACCAGTAAAGCAGTCGATACCTATACCAAGGAAAAGCCAGGACCTCCACGCCGGAAGTAG
- a CDS encoding adenylate/guanylate cyclase domain-containing protein, giving the protein MSLDFESLSLTEIIRLQNQLSALLARRFERTHALAFSDVTGSTAYFARFGNEAGRRLQQRHVDLIVKSLDGSAGRIVDTVGDGVFLCFPHVETAVEVLERFQTLRLQENSHIPPEHQMTTRIGIHCGTVLTDGVIVTGDPVNLCAKLAATAQPGEIRITKQAFLELTVQRRVRCRSIGPVKLAGANEPMEVFTFAWADPLRFPIAVVIEETGEQIPLPPQPIITFGRLREMNGTQANDIVLTHKDPSLAQHISRWHFEVRRAPEGLIFRSVSTQPTEVNGRVICKGEETPVSAGTVVRLSDVLTLRFVSGTSDQTSEEGAVTTVS; this is encoded by the coding sequence ATGTCACTTGATTTCGAGTCTCTCAGCTTAACCGAAATTATTCGGCTTCAAAATCAACTGTCGGCATTGCTTGCCCGGCGGTTTGAAAGGACGCACGCGCTGGCCTTCAGCGACGTGACCGGCTCGACGGCCTATTTTGCACGTTTTGGAAATGAGGCAGGGCGCAGGCTTCAGCAACGCCATGTGGACCTCATCGTCAAGAGCCTGGATGGATCAGCCGGCCGCATTGTGGATACAGTCGGCGATGGCGTGTTTCTCTGCTTCCCCCACGTCGAGACGGCGGTAGAAGTGTTGGAACGTTTCCAAACCCTGCGACTGCAGGAGAATTCCCATATTCCGCCTGAGCATCAGATGACAACGAGAATCGGCATCCATTGTGGCACCGTCTTGACGGATGGGGTCATCGTCACGGGCGATCCGGTGAATCTCTGCGCGAAGCTCGCCGCCACCGCGCAGCCAGGCGAGATCCGCATCACGAAGCAGGCATTTCTTGAACTGACTGTCCAACGCCGGGTTCGCTGTCGGTCTATCGGACCAGTAAAGCTCGCCGGGGCCAATGAACCGATGGAAGTGTTTACATTTGCCTGGGCTGATCCCCTGCGCTTCCCCATTGCCGTGGTGATTGAGGAAACAGGCGAGCAGATCCCGCTACCTCCGCAGCCGATCATCACCTTTGGCCGGTTACGAGAAATGAACGGCACACAAGCGAATGACATTGTGCTGACCCACAAAGATCCGTCTCTGGCGCAGCACATCAGTCGATGGCATTTTGAAGTCAGGCGGGCGCCGGAAGGACTGATTTTTCGCTCAGTATCCACTCAACCGACGGAGGTGAATGGTAGGGTCATTTGTAAAGGAGAGGAAACGCCTGTCTCGGCAGGGACGGTCGTTCGCTTATCAGATGTCCTGACCCTGCGATTTGTTTCAGGCACCTCAGACCAGACATCTGAAGAGGGCGCCGTCACCACGGTTTCTTAG